The proteins below come from a single Desulfovibrio litoralis DSM 11393 genomic window:
- a CDS encoding dTDP-4-dehydrorhamnose 3,5-epimerase family protein: MQKTESSLITESSFIVDVKIKPLKIIETVGGPVLHMLRNDGELFTSFGEVYFSELEPKAIKAWKKHKLQTQNICVPFGKVLFVIYDNREASKSFGRLMKVVLGRPENYSLLQIPPGLWYGFTALDDKGALVANCADIPHLPEESERIDANSTLIPYQWGL; the protein is encoded by the coding sequence ATGCAAAAGACGGAAAGTTCACTCATCACGGAAAGCTCTTTCATAGTTGATGTGAAAATAAAACCTTTGAAAATAATTGAGACAGTCGGCGGACCTGTTTTACATATGTTGCGTAACGACGGAGAATTATTTACATCTTTTGGAGAAGTGTATTTTTCTGAGCTTGAGCCAAAAGCTATTAAAGCTTGGAAAAAACATAAATTACAAACTCAGAATATTTGCGTTCCTTTTGGTAAAGTCTTGTTTGTTATTTATGATAATAGAGAAGCTTCAAAGAGTTTTGGTAGACTTATGAAAGTAGTTTTAGGGCGACCTGAAAATTATTCGCTTTTACAAATTCCACCCGGTTTGTGGTATGGTTTTACTGCTTTAGATGATAAAGGGGCATTAGTGGCAAATTGTGCTGATATTCCACATTTACCGGAAGAATCAGAGCGAATTGACGCAAATTCTACTCTTATTCCTTATCAGTGGGGTTTATAG
- a CDS encoding FKBP-type peptidyl-prolyl cis-trans isomerase: MSTAKKGNTVKVFYTGTLEDGTEFDSNIGGTPLEFVLGEGQLIPGFEKAVTGKKVGDKVTTTIAPADAYGEYNEEETITIPRNEVPENIDPEVGMVLQLNMEGGVPLDVMITEVTDEHVVLDANHPLAGKTLIFNIEIAEIL, translated from the coding sequence ATGAGTACAGCAAAAAAAGGTAATACTGTTAAAGTTTTTTATACCGGAACTTTGGAAGACGGAACAGAGTTTGATTCTAACATTGGTGGAACACCTTTAGAGTTTGTTTTAGGCGAAGGACAATTGATTCCCGGTTTTGAAAAAGCCGTAACCGGCAAAAAAGTCGGCGATAAAGTAACAACAACAATCGCCCCTGCCGATGCTTACGGTGAATATAACGAAGAAGAAACGATTACCATTCCCCGTAACGAAGTTCCTGAAAATATCGATCCTGAAGTGGGAATGGTATTGCAATTAAACATGGAAGGCGGAGTTCCCCTTGATGTTATGATTACGGAAGTTACAGATGAACATGTTGTGCTTGATGCCAACCACCCTTTAGCGGGAAAAACTTTAATTTTTAATATTGAAATAGCAGAAATATTGTAA
- a CDS encoding DUF6506 family protein → MKVNAAFIFVAPEVDSKLHRTVVDTPVVRLTVVGVKDYEEAKAVAIELVEQGVKALELCAGFGNEGLAMISKAVAGKAAVGAVRFDFHPGFDFKSGDEIFK, encoded by the coding sequence ATGAAAGTCAATGCAGCATTTATATTTGTAGCTCCAGAGGTAGATTCAAAATTACATAGAACAGTAGTGGATACACCAGTGGTACGTCTTACCGTTGTCGGTGTTAAAGACTATGAAGAAGCTAAAGCGGTAGCAATTGAATTAGTTGAACAGGGAGTAAAAGCGTTGGAATTATGTGCTGGTTTTGGCAATGAGGGTTTAGCAATGATAAGCAAAGCAGTAGCGGGAAAAGCTGCTGTTGGTGCCGTCAGATTTGATTTTCATCCTGGTTTTGATTTTAAAAGTGGAGATGAAATTTTTAAATAG
- a CDS encoding DEAD/DEAH box helicase yields the protein MIILHLAYSNAFYLWAEQTPLPGQTVIKHNTPEYDELTPNEDIQNINPRRLRRGKSVAIQNKYLKLNLMRDPGEEGWIKKILPFLQNLEIFDFLSSIPTDISGLKNFCSTQIWLPSKEGIALASSPLVDENQSKTIGYSAYNKTKLVNKLNADNQHAEDIKLLPWNVSCLRLTTEEAISFLDACKANTPLGSGIIAGPGIVYLDYVLDFTKHLFKTASFLPGLNKTHTSYFAKWQPVPNAADEDYQRILAAYMPPVLCCLQPKPYPEAPKFNPHNTIRQLCEDFLDAMVRTVIKNNKDPLLEENIPSYKNNTQNDVPHQLWLNALLENESCIKKDLGSFPSELKDWKANIDRRLNSPIRLVFKLEEPNEHQETWVLRFLVQAKEDPSLMLNAEEVWFQDKRLRLRNTSLVREHLIIDLGRAATINKHVATALKSANPSTINLSTDDAYEFLTHSSFDLKNAGFAVQVPAWWSKGGLDKKLSLKASVPDLNNIFAAEGKSGELNLNTLIKVNWEMALGEDILSLQELENLSKLKSPLIKIKGHWVELTPDDVKRAKDFWQHQQDTPSALALKEIVNLALGAEVSLSGDKSSGLIVSGINLPESLNLNQGSNRKSPNPVAELLLRLGGDAATMNFELEPPKELKAELRPYQIRGYAWLDFLSQWGLGACLADDMGLGKTIQTLTTVLRQYLKNPDKPYLLVCPTSLLGNWKREISRFTPSLNCLIHHGAQREKIALKEKLKDYAIVLTSYGLLARDIETLSSIDWAGIILDEAQQIKNPDTAISKAARQLKGKAKIALTGTPVENHVGDIWAIMDFLNPGLLGSKQNFKQKYLLPIQNKKDENIVKQLQKQTGPFILRRVKTDKSVIADLPEKVEIETWCNLTKEQAGLYSAVLKDLETKIDQVEGIARKGLVLSSLTKLKQICDHPALFLADNSELLGRSGKLSMLESLCSEIIENNEATLIFTQFARMGHLLKKHLQDTFGREVLFLHGATPMKTRSQMVVSFQSEDGPPIFVLSLKAGGTGLNLTRASHVIHYDRWWNPAVENQATDRAFRIGQDKNVQVRKMICAGTLEERVHELIESKKAMADSIIASGENWITEFSKQDITKMLALDISNVEDEE from the coding sequence ATGATTATTCTACATCTTGCTTATTCAAACGCCTTCTATCTTTGGGCTGAACAAACTCCACTTCCGGGACAAACCGTTATAAAACATAATACGCCTGAGTATGATGAGCTAACACCCAATGAAGATATACAAAATATAAATCCAAGAAGGTTAAGACGTGGAAAATCAGTCGCTATTCAAAATAAATACCTTAAACTGAACTTAATGAGAGATCCCGGTGAAGAGGGTTGGATAAAAAAAATCTTACCATTTTTACAAAACTTAGAAATTTTTGATTTTTTAAGTTCAATACCTACTGATATATCAGGGCTAAAAAATTTCTGTTCAACTCAAATCTGGTTACCAAGCAAAGAGGGAATAGCTCTCGCCTCAAGCCCGCTTGTTGATGAAAACCAATCTAAAACAATCGGTTATTCAGCATACAACAAAACAAAGCTCGTCAATAAATTAAATGCAGATAATCAACACGCCGAAGATATTAAACTATTACCTTGGAACGTATCCTGTTTACGCTTAACAACAGAAGAAGCAATCTCGTTTTTAGATGCCTGTAAAGCCAACACCCCACTCGGATCAGGCATAATTGCAGGACCGGGAATTGTCTATCTCGATTACGTTTTGGATTTTACAAAACATCTTTTTAAAACAGCCTCATTTTTACCCGGGTTAAACAAAACCCATACTTCTTACTTTGCCAAGTGGCAACCCGTTCCAAACGCCGCAGACGAAGACTATCAGCGTATATTAGCCGCATATATGCCGCCTGTGTTGTGTTGTTTGCAGCCAAAACCATACCCCGAAGCCCCAAAATTTAACCCTCACAATACCATACGCCAGTTATGCGAAGACTTTTTAGACGCTATGGTCAGAACAGTAATAAAAAACAATAAAGACCCTTTATTGGAAGAAAATATACCAAGTTATAAAAATAATACCCAAAATGATGTTCCCCATCAACTCTGGTTAAACGCCCTTTTAGAAAACGAAAGTTGCATCAAAAAAGACCTGGGTTCTTTCCCGTCTGAACTTAAAGATTGGAAGGCAAATATAGACCGCCGTTTAAACTCTCCCATACGTTTGGTTTTTAAACTGGAAGAGCCAAACGAACACCAAGAAACTTGGGTTTTAAGATTTTTGGTGCAAGCCAAAGAAGACCCAAGTTTAATGTTAAACGCAGAAGAAGTTTGGTTTCAAGATAAACGCTTACGTTTAAGAAATACCTCTTTGGTTAGAGAACATCTAATTATTGACCTCGGAAGAGCCGCAACAATCAATAAACATGTTGCCACTGCTCTAAAAAGTGCCAATCCAAGCACAATTAACTTATCAACCGATGATGCTTACGAGTTTCTGACTCATTCCAGCTTTGACCTTAAAAATGCGGGTTTTGCCGTTCAAGTCCCTGCTTGGTGGAGTAAAGGGGGGTTAGACAAAAAGCTCTCTCTTAAAGCCTCTGTTCCTGATTTAAACAATATTTTTGCCGCCGAAGGGAAAAGCGGCGAGCTTAACCTTAATACTTTAATTAAAGTTAACTGGGAAATGGCACTCGGAGAAGATATCTTAAGCCTGCAAGAACTCGAAAACTTATCAAAACTCAAATCACCTCTTATAAAAATAAAAGGACATTGGGTTGAATTAACGCCTGATGACGTAAAAAGAGCAAAAGATTTTTGGCAACATCAACAAGATACCCCGAGTGCGTTAGCCCTTAAAGAAATTGTTAATTTGGCACTTGGAGCAGAGGTCAGTCTAAGCGGAGATAAATCTTCAGGTTTAATTGTAAGCGGAATAAACCTTCCTGAGTCTCTTAATTTAAACCAAGGCTCAAATAGAAAAAGTCCAAATCCTGTTGCCGAATTATTGCTTCGCCTAGGTGGTGATGCCGCAACAATGAATTTTGAACTTGAACCGCCAAAAGAACTAAAAGCAGAACTCAGACCTTATCAAATAAGAGGTTATGCTTGGCTTGATTTTTTAAGCCAATGGGGGCTTGGGGCTTGTCTGGCTGATGATATGGGGCTTGGAAAAACAATTCAAACCCTGACTACAGTTTTACGCCAGTATCTTAAAAACCCTGATAAACCCTATCTTCTGGTTTGTCCGACCAGTCTACTTGGAAACTGGAAAAGAGAAATTTCAAGATTTACACCAAGTTTAAATTGTTTAATACATCACGGAGCCCAAAGGGAAAAAATCGCCCTTAAAGAAAAACTAAAAGATTACGCAATAGTTTTAACAAGTTACGGACTTCTCGCAAGAGATATCGAAACACTGAGCAGTATAGATTGGGCAGGAATAATTCTTGATGAAGCCCAACAAATAAAAAATCCTGATACAGCAATCTCAAAAGCCGCTCGCCAATTAAAAGGTAAAGCAAAAATCGCTCTTACAGGAACACCCGTAGAAAATCATGTTGGCGATATTTGGGCGATTATGGACTTTCTTAACCCCGGACTATTAGGATCAAAACAAAACTTTAAACAAAAGTACCTTTTACCCATTCAAAACAAAAAAGACGAGAATATCGTTAAACAATTACAAAAACAAACCGGACCTTTTATTTTAAGACGTGTAAAAACAGATAAAAGCGTTATCGCCGACCTTCCGGAAAAAGTAGAAATAGAAACTTGGTGTAACTTAACCAAGGAACAAGCCGGTCTTTATTCCGCTGTTTTAAAAGACCTTGAGACAAAAATTGATCAAGTTGAAGGAATTGCTCGTAAAGGATTAGTCCTTTCATCTTTAACCAAACTTAAACAAATTTGTGATCACCCCGCTCTATTTTTAGCAGATAACTCAGAGCTTCTCGGACGTTCAGGCAAGCTTTCCATGTTAGAATCTTTGTGTTCGGAAATTATAGAAAATAACGAAGCAACCTTGATTTTTACCCAATTTGCCCGCATGGGACATTTGTTAAAAAAACACCTGCAAGACACTTTTGGGCGTGAAGTTTTGTTTTTACACGGAGCAACTCCAATGAAAACCAGAAGCCAAATGGTTGTAAGCTTTCAAAGCGAAGATGGTCCGCCTATTTTTGTTTTATCGCTTAAAGCAGGCGGAACAGGCTTAAACTTAACCAGAGCAAGCCACGTTATTCACTATGACCGTTGGTGGAACCCGGCTGTGGAAAATCAAGCAACAGATAGAGCCTTTAGAATAGGACAAGATAAAAACGTTCAAGTAAGAAAAATGATTTGTGCGGGAACCTTGGAAGAAAGAGTTCACGAACTTATCGAAAGCAAAAAAGCCATGGCAGACAGCATAATAGCCAGCGGAGAAAATTGGATTACCGAATTTTCAAAACAAGATATCACCAAAATGCTCGCACTTGATATTTCAAACGTTGAGGACGAAGAATAA
- the rfbG gene encoding CDP-glucose 4,6-dehydratase: MFNGVYKNTRVLVTGHTGFKGSWLTAWLLSLGAEVAGYSLEEPISEPNNFEVLNLKKRIKHYIGDVRDLKTLSAAIQEFKPEIIFHLAAQALVRPSYVDPVATFEINAVGTLNVLESARLLPNLKALVMITSDKCYRNDEWVFGYRETDHLGGNDPYSASKACAEIIIHSYIKSFFSKSPKAVSVRAGNVIGGGDWGVDRIVPDCAKSYAANTPVNIRSPWATRPWQHVLEPLSGYLWTGAKLLLNDEYPIAVNGEAFNFGPPSDVNQNVASVVESLSTFWTGFESRMNKEDIAGKKECTLLKLCCDKSLAHLNWKACLEFKETIAFTAEWYKTYYAKDGKTQDMYEYTLKQIKNYTQKAQERGIFWASLKK; this comes from the coding sequence ATTTTTAATGGTGTTTATAAAAATACAAGAGTGTTGGTTACGGGACACACGGGGTTTAAAGGCTCATGGCTTACGGCTTGGCTGCTTTCTCTTGGAGCTGAGGTTGCGGGTTATTCTTTGGAAGAACCCATTAGCGAACCAAATAATTTTGAGGTTTTAAATCTTAAGAAGCGTATTAAACACTATATTGGTGATGTGAGAGACCTAAAAACGCTTTCCGCTGCAATTCAAGAGTTTAAGCCGGAAATCATTTTTCATTTGGCGGCACAAGCGTTAGTTAGACCTTCTTACGTTGACCCTGTTGCCACCTTTGAAATTAATGCCGTTGGAACTTTAAATGTGCTTGAATCAGCAAGGTTATTGCCTAATTTAAAAGCTTTGGTGATGATTACCAGTGATAAATGTTACCGCAATGATGAATGGGTTTTTGGTTATCGAGAAACAGACCACTTGGGCGGAAACGACCCTTACAGTGCGTCTAAGGCTTGTGCTGAGATAATCATACATTCTTATATCAAGAGCTTTTTTTCTAAGTCGCCAAAAGCGGTTTCTGTTAGAGCGGGGAATGTTATCGGTGGCGGAGACTGGGGCGTTGATCGTATCGTTCCTGATTGTGCAAAATCTTATGCCGCCAATACGCCCGTAAATATAAGAAGCCCTTGGGCAACAAGACCTTGGCAGCATGTTCTCGAGCCTTTATCAGGATATTTGTGGACAGGAGCAAAATTGCTTTTGAATGATGAATATCCTATTGCCGTTAATGGGGAGGCGTTTAACTTTGGTCCTCCGTCAGATGTTAATCAAAATGTTGCTTCGGTTGTTGAGTCTTTATCAACTTTTTGGACCGGTTTTGAAAGCCGTATGAACAAAGAAGATATAGCCGGAAAAAAAGAATGTACTTTGCTTAAATTATGTTGTGATAAATCTTTGGCACACCTTAACTGGAAGGCGTGTTTGGAGTTTAAAGAAACTATTGCTTTTACTGCTGAGTGGTATAAGACTTATTATGCTAAAGACGGTAAAACGCAAGATATGTACGAATATACTTTAAAACAAATTAAAAATTATACCCAAAAAGCTCAAGAAAGAGGCATTTTTTGGGCGAGTTTAAAGAAGTAA
- a CDS encoding TerC/Alx family metal homeostasis membrane protein: MIGHYSWLEILLFVVFVAVALLVDLFAHKKDVHISMKNALSWSVFWVLVSLGFAFYVGVTHGVNDSSLFLAGYLLEKSLSVDNLFVIMAIFTAFSIKDKYQHRVLYYGILGALFLRLIFVALGSSILELFGVYALTVFGIFILWSAWKMWQHMDKDHEEVEDYSNHWSVRIVKRFFPVHNKLVGHDFFVRIDGKLFATPLFVCLVVVEFADIMFAFDSVPAIIAITQEPFLVYTSNIFAILGLRSMYFLLAAAKRYLCHLEKAVIAILVFIGFKMLLSVVGFGHISPTISLIIVIGLLSLGIIGSFTHPKVKKDKEQ; encoded by the coding sequence ATGATCGGACATTATTCTTGGCTAGAGATTCTTTTATTTGTCGTTTTTGTTGCTGTTGCATTGTTGGTTGACCTTTTTGCCCATAAGAAAGACGTTCATATTTCTATGAAAAACGCCTTATCATGGTCTGTTTTTTGGGTTTTGGTTTCTCTTGGTTTTGCATTTTACGTGGGTGTAACTCATGGCGTTAACGATAGCTCTTTATTTTTAGCCGGTTATTTATTGGAAAAAAGCCTGTCTGTGGATAATCTTTTTGTTATTATGGCTATTTTTACTGCTTTTTCCATTAAGGATAAATATCAACATAGAGTACTTTATTATGGTATTTTAGGGGCTTTATTTTTACGCTTGATTTTTGTTGCATTGGGTAGCTCTATCTTGGAGTTATTTGGCGTTTATGCTCTTACTGTTTTTGGTATTTTTATTTTGTGGTCTGCTTGGAAAATGTGGCAACATATGGACAAAGACCATGAAGAAGTTGAAGATTATAGTAACCATTGGTCTGTTCGTATTGTAAAACGTTTTTTTCCTGTTCATAATAAACTAGTTGGACACGACTTTTTTGTACGCATTGATGGCAAGCTTTTCGCTACGCCTTTATTTGTTTGTTTGGTCGTTGTCGAATTTGCGGATATTATGTTTGCGTTTGACAGCGTTCCTGCGATTATTGCTATAACTCAGGAACCTTTCTTGGTATACACTTCAAATATTTTTGCGATTCTTGGCTTGCGTTCCATGTATTTTTTACTGGCGGCGGCTAAGCGTTATCTTTGTCATCTTGAAAAAGCGGTTATTGCTATTTTAGTTTTTATTGGCTTCAAAATGTTATTGAGCGTTGTTGGTTTTGGACATATTTCGCCAACAATAAGCTTAATTATAGTAATAGGGCTTTTATCTTTGGGGATTATCGGATCTTTTACCCACCCAAAAGTTAAAAAAGACAAAGAACAGTAA
- a CDS encoding DUF3781 domain-containing protein, producing the protein MNDLIINIDKIHTTELGLQRIKKNLALENVDVINWCKQKIRIADDIIRRGKNWYVQVDNAVITINSYSYTIITAHKKV; encoded by the coding sequence ATGAATGACTTAATAATTAATATAGATAAAATTCATACAACTGAATTAGGTTTACAACGCATAAAGAAAAATCTTGCATTGGAAAATGTAGATGTCATAAATTGGTGCAAACAGAAAATCAGAATTGCAGATGACATAATAAGAAGAGGTAAGAATTGGTATGTACAGGTTGATAATGCTGTTATAACCATAAATTCATATAGTTATACTATTATTACCGCACACAAAAAAGTATGA
- a CDS encoding homocysteine biosynthesis protein, producing MSFSVNKTIAQINERIRKGKAVVLNAEEMTEAVKRMGKEKAAREVDVVTTGTFSPMCSSGMLFNTGQPGPQTIKTAKVWLNNVPAYAGIAAVDAYLGATEPSEDDPLNKVYPGQFKYGGGHVIEDLLAGRSINLKAQAYGTDCYPSKLQERVVSLADLPYAQLLNPRNCYQNYNAAINTTKRIIYTYMGPLKPNMQNVNYATAGKLSPLLNDPLFRTIGLGTKIFLGGGVGWVLGAGTQHVAKPQRTERGLPLSAAGTLMLKGDMKGMNSRYIRGLSFLGYGCTIAVGVAIPIPILNEEIAWFTGVDDSDILMPVKDYGRDYPNCDFKTIQHLNFADLKSGEVEIMGNKVPSVPLTSYAMSLECANTLKSWIEKGDFLLTEAQEAIPAG from the coding sequence ATGTCTTTTAGCGTAAATAAAACCATAGCACAAATTAATGAGCGTATTCGTAAAGGTAAAGCCGTTGTTCTAAACGCAGAAGAAATGACAGAAGCCGTTAAACGCATGGGTAAAGAAAAAGCTGCCCGTGAGGTTGATGTTGTTACAACCGGTACTTTTTCGCCTATGTGTTCCTCCGGCATGTTGTTTAATACGGGTCAACCCGGACCACAAACTATTAAGACGGCTAAGGTCTGGCTCAACAATGTTCCGGCTTATGCCGGTATAGCGGCGGTTGATGCTTATCTTGGGGCAACAGAACCTAGCGAAGATGACCCTTTAAATAAGGTTTATCCGGGGCAATTCAAATATGGTGGCGGGCATGTTATAGAAGACTTACTTGCCGGTCGCAGTATTAACCTTAAAGCACAGGCGTATGGAACAGATTGTTATCCGTCTAAACTTCAAGAGCGGGTTGTTTCTCTTGCTGACTTGCCTTATGCTCAGCTTTTAAACCCTCGTAATTGTTATCAAAATTATAATGCGGCTATTAATACGACAAAACGTATTATTTATACCTATATGGGGCCGTTAAAACCTAATATGCAAAACGTTAACTATGCAACAGCGGGAAAACTTTCCCCTTTGTTGAATGATCCTTTATTCCGCACTATTGGGCTTGGAACAAAAATTTTCTTGGGTGGTGGTGTTGGCTGGGTGCTTGGAGCAGGCACGCAACACGTTGCCAAACCTCAACGTACCGAACGAGGCTTGCCTTTAAGTGCAGCAGGAACTTTGATGCTTAAGGGAGATATGAAGGGTATGAACTCTCGTTATATAAGAGGTTTGTCCTTTTTAGGTTATGGTTGTACTATTGCCGTTGGCGTTGCTATTCCTATTCCTATTTTAAATGAAGAAATCGCCTGGTTTACCGGAGTTGATGATTCTGATATTTTAATGCCCGTTAAAGATTATGGGCGTGATTACCCGAATTGTGATTTTAAAACAATTCAACATCTTAATTTTGCTGATTTAAAGAGTGGCGAAGTTGAAATCATGGGTAACAAAGTTCCTTCTGTTCCTTTAACCAGTTATGCAATGTCTCTTGAATGTGCAAATACGTTAAAAAGTTGGATAGAAAAAGGAGACTTCTTACTGACAGAAGCTCAAGAAGCTATCCCGGCTGGTTAA
- the rfbF gene encoding glucose-1-phosphate cytidylyltransferase: MKVVIFCGGKGTRLREETEYKPKPMVEIGGKPIIWYIMERYARFGHKDFVLPLGYKGDVIKQYFYDYKMRNSDFTVDLSSGKSVSHCRQDEQGNEIACTPIDWKVTLCDTGEETQKGGRLKRVAKYIDTERFMVTYGDGVSDVNIDALLDFHIRSGKMGTFTGVRMPSRFGTVQTDDQGNILAWKEKPILNQYTNCGFFVFKREFLDYLTEDESCDLEKEPLERLAKEGQLSMYQHQGFWQCMDTLRDYQLLTQMWEDGKRPWI; this comes from the coding sequence ATGAAAGTAGTAATCTTTTGCGGGGGTAAGGGAACTCGCCTTAGAGAAGAAACGGAATATAAACCCAAACCCATGGTTGAAATAGGCGGAAAACCGATTATCTGGTATATTATGGAGCGTTATGCACGCTTTGGACATAAAGATTTTGTATTGCCTCTTGGCTATAAAGGCGATGTTATTAAACAATATTTTTATGATTATAAAATGCGTAATAGTGATTTTACCGTTGACTTGAGTTCCGGTAAAAGCGTTTCACATTGTCGACAAGATGAACAAGGTAATGAAATTGCTTGCACCCCGATTGACTGGAAGGTAACTCTTTGTGATACGGGTGAAGAAACCCAAAAGGGCGGACGGTTAAAACGAGTCGCCAAATATATTGATACTGAACGCTTTATGGTAACTTACGGAGACGGTGTTTCCGATGTTAATATTGATGCACTTTTAGATTTTCATATTCGCTCAGGTAAAATGGGAACGTTTACAGGCGTACGCATGCCTTCTCGTTTTGGAACGGTTCAAACCGATGATCAAGGCAATATTTTAGCTTGGAAAGAAAAACCTATTTTAAACCAATATACTAACTGTGGATTTTTTGTATTTAAACGTGAGTTTTTAGATTATTTAACAGAAGACGAAAGTTGTGATCTTGAAAAAGAACCTTTGGAACGCTTAGCGAAAGAAGGACAGCTTTCAATGTATCAACACCAAGGTTTTTGGCAGTGTATGGATACACTTAGAGATTATCAGTTACTTACCCAAATGTGGGAAGACGGTAAACGCCCTTGGATTTAA
- a CDS encoding GlcG/HbpS family heme-binding protein → MKKVLLSFMLMVTCCLFASVAFANDKLFLSGDITLEEANKVIDAAKAKAQEQGTLMNIAVVDAGGNLKAFARMDGAFLGSIDISVKKAKTARYFNMSTTDLGAAAQPGQPLFGIEATNDGLAIFGGGELILDTDGVIIGAVGVSGSSVENDVAVSKAGASVLSKRASKKKN, encoded by the coding sequence ATGAAAAAGGTTTTATTGAGTTTTATGTTAATGGTAACTTGTTGTTTGTTTGCAAGCGTAGCTTTTGCAAATGATAAGTTGTTTTTAAGTGGTGATATTACTTTAGAAGAAGCAAATAAAGTAATAGATGCCGCTAAAGCCAAGGCTCAAGAACAAGGCACTTTAATGAATATCGCTGTTGTTGATGCCGGTGGAAACCTTAAGGCTTTTGCTCGTATGGACGGTGCTTTTTTAGGTAGTATTGATATTTCTGTAAAAAAAGCAAAAACAGCCCGTTATTTTAATATGTCTACTACTGATTTAGGTGCCGCCGCTCAGCCGGGTCAACCTCTTTTTGGTATCGAAGCTACTAACGATGGTTTAGCTATTTTTGGTGGCGGTGAGCTTATTTTAGATACTGATGGCGTTATTATTGGTGCTGTTGGTGTTAGTGGTAGCTCGGTTGAAAATGATGTTGCAGTTTCTAAAGCTGGAGCAAGCGTTTTGTCTAAGCGTGCTAGTAAAAAGAAAAACTAA
- a CDS encoding saccharopine dehydrogenase family protein, which produces MARLLIIGAGGVGQVVTHKAAQASDVFTDIMLASRTKEKCDKIAKQLKRPIQTAVVDADNVPELVALIKSFKPDLVLNVALPYQDLHIMDACLETGVNYLDTANYEPLDEAKFEYKWQWAYQERFKEKGLMALLGSGFDPGVTNVFCAYAQKHHFDEIHELDIIDCNAGDHGQPFATNFNPEINIREITAKGRYWERGEWVETDPLSWSMNYKFPDGIGYKKCYLMYHEELESLVLNLKGIKRARFWMTFSDNYLNHLKVLENVGMTRIDPVDFKGQKIVPIQFLKELLPDPASLGPLTKGKTCIGCVIKGIKDGKERKYYIYNICDHEACYKEVQAQAISYTTGVPAVVGAIMMVTGKWKGTGVFNIEQLDPDPFLKTLSEYGLPWNEVFLSESK; this is translated from the coding sequence ATGGCAAGATTACTAATTATCGGAGCAGGTGGAGTAGGTCAGGTCGTAACACATAAAGCCGCTCAGGCCTCTGATGTTTTTACTGATATTATGTTAGCATCTCGTACAAAAGAAAAGTGTGATAAAATAGCCAAACAATTAAAACGTCCTATCCAAACCGCGGTTGTTGACGCTGATAATGTTCCGGAGCTTGTTGCTTTAATTAAATCTTTTAAACCTGATTTGGTTTTAAACGTTGCTTTGCCGTATCAAGATTTGCATATTATGGACGCTTGTTTGGAAACAGGCGTTAATTACCTTGATACTGCAAACTATGAACCTTTAGACGAAGCAAAGTTTGAATATAAATGGCAGTGGGCATATCAAGAGCGTTTTAAAGAAAAGGGTTTAATGGCCCTTTTAGGTTCAGGTTTTGACCCGGGCGTAACAAATGTGTTTTGTGCGTATGCTCAAAAACATCATTTTGATGAGATTCATGAACTTGATATTATCGATTGTAATGCAGGTGATCATGGTCAACCTTTTGCCACAAACTTTAATCCTGAGATTAATATTCGTGAGATTACGGCAAAAGGGCGTTATTGGGAACGTGGCGAGTGGGTTGAAACCGATCCTTTGTCTTGGTCTATGAACTATAAGTTTCCTGATGGAATTGGTTATAAAAAATGCTACCTTATGTATCATGAAGAACTTGAGTCTTTAGTTTTAAACCTTAAGGGAATTAAAAGAGCAAGGTTTTGGATGACTTTTTCCGATAACTATCTTAATCACTTAAAAGTTTTAGAAAATGTTGGCATGACGCGTATTGATCCTGTTGATTTTAAAGGTCAAAAGATCGTACCTATTCAGTTTTTAAAAGAATTGTTACCCGATCCTGCGTCGCTTGGTCCTTTAACAAAGGGAAAAACCTGTATCGGTTGTGTGATTAAAGGAATAAAAGACGGAAAAGAACGTAAATATTATATCTATAATATTTGTGATCATGAAGCCTGTTATAAAGAAGTTCAAGCTCAAGCTATTTCTTATACAACCGGTGTTCCGGCTGTTGTTGGTGCTATTATGATGGTTACCGGAAAATGGAAAGGCACGGGCGTATTTAATATTGAACAACTTGACCCCGATCCGTTTTTAAAGACTTTAAGTGAATATGGTTTACCTTGGAATGAAGTCTTTTTGAGCGAATCAAAATAA